One window of Aphelocoma coerulescens isolate FSJ_1873_10779 chromosome 17, UR_Acoe_1.0, whole genome shotgun sequence genomic DNA carries:
- the LOC138119804 gene encoding bile salt-activated lipase-like isoform X2, with protein MARWHILALALCSYLGVAWAATLGVVLTEGGFVEGESKKLGLFGSYVDIFRGIPFAAPPKRLEDPQPHPGWDGTLKATTFKNRCVQMKLTQTDVRGSEDCLYLNIWIPQGRKEVSTKLPVMVFIYGGAFLVGGSQGANFLDNYLYDGEEIAVRGNVIVVTVNYRLGPLGFLSTGDENLPGNYGLKDQHMAIAWVKRNIKAFGGDPDNITIFGESAGAVSVSLQMLSPKNKGLFKRAISQSGVGVCSWAIQRDPLFWAKQLGEKVGCSTDNTTILANCLRSSDPKALTLAYHLQLTNLPLPLVHTLALTPVVDGDFLPDMPEKLFANAADIDYLAGVNDMDGHIFAGVDLPAINRPLVKITAEQVYDLIKGLTVDRGEAGANATYNIYTQTWGDTPTQEVMKKTVVDLITDYIFLIPTQWALNLHLQNAQSGKTYNYVFSQPSRMPVYPSWVGADHADDLQYVFGKPFATPLGYLPKHRTVSKAMIAYWTNFARTGDPNTGHSDVPVSWPAYSNEGKYYLDINNKMNENSVKQDLRSRFVTFWNSVYLQLPQVANISQSE; from the exons ATGGCTCGCTGGCACATCCTGGCCTTGGCCCTGTGCTCCTACCTTGGGGTAGCCTGGGCTGCAACC CTGGGGGTGGTGCTCACCGAGGGAGGATTTGTGGAAGGTGAGAGTAAGAAACTGGGACTCTTTGGGAGCTACGTCGACATCTTCAGAGGGATTCCCTTTGCTGCCCCTCCAAAGAGACTGGAAGATCCCCAACCTCATCCTGGTTGGGATG gAACGTTGAAAGCAACAACATTCAAAAATCGCTGTGTGCAAATGAAGCTGACACAGACTGATGTCCGTGGCAGTGAGGACTGTCTGTACCTGAACATCTGGATCCCTCAAGGGAGGAAAGAGG TCTCTACCAAGCTGCCCGTGATGGTTTTTATCTACGGCGGCGCCTTCCTAGTCGGAGGCAGCCAGGGAGCCAATTTCCTGGACAACTACCTGTACGACGGGGAGGAGATCGCAGTGCGGGGCAACGTCATCGTGGTGACCGTCAACTACCGCCTGGGGCCGCTGGGCTTCCTGAGCACCGGCGATGAAAACCTGCCAG GGAACTACGGGCTCAAGGACCAGCACATGGCCATTGCCTGGGTGAAGAGGAACATCAAGGCCTTTGGGGGTGACCCAGACAACATCACCATCTTTGGGGAATCGGCCGGTGCCGTCAGCGTCTCCCTGCAG ATGCTGTCCCCGAAGAACAAGGGCCTGTTCAAGAGAGCCATCAGCCAGAGTGGGGTTGGGGTCTGCAGCTgggccatccagagggacccgCTCTTCTGGGCTAAACAG CTTGGAGAAAAGGTGGGCTGCTCCACAGACAACACCACCATCTTGGCCAACTGCCTGCGCAGCTCTGATCCCAAAGCTTTGACGCTGGCCTACCACCTGCAGCTGACCAACCTGCCCC tgccccTGGTGCACACCCTCGCCCTCACTCCTGTCGTCGATGGGGATTTCCTCCCCGACATGCCAGAGAAGCTCTTTGCCAACGCTGCCGACATCGACTACCTGGCCGGGGTCAATGACATGGATGGGCACATCTTTGCCGGCGTGGATTTACCCGCCATCAACCGCCCGCTGGTGAAAATCACTGC GGAGCAGGTGTATGATTTGATCAAAGGCCTCACCGTGGACAGGGGCGAGGCTGGAGCCAACGCCACCTACAACATCTACACACAGACCTGGGGTGACACACCCACTCAGGAGGTCATGAAGAAGACAGTGGTGGACCTGATCACTGACTACATCTTCCTGATTCCCACACAGTGGGCACTGAACCTGCACCTGCAGAATGCCCA GAGTGGCAAGACCTACAACTACGTGTTCTCCCAGCCGTCCCGCATGCCTGTCTACCCCAGCTGGGTCGGGGCAGACCATGCTGATGACCTGCAGTACGTGTTTGGGAAGCCTTTTGCCACCCCCCTGGGCTACCTGCCCAAGCACAGGACTGTCTCAAAGGCCATGATTGCTTACTGGACCAATTTTGCCAGGACCGG TGATCCCAACACAGGCCATTCGGACGTGCCCGTTTCCTGGCCAGCCTACAGCAACGAGGGCAAATACTACCTGGATATCAACAACAAGATGAACGAAAACTCTGTGAAGCAGGACCTGAGATCCCGGTTTGTGACCTTCTGGAACTCGGTCTATCTGCAGCTGCCGCAGGTCGCCAACATCTCCCAGTCGGAGTAA
- the GTF3C5 gene encoding general transcription factor 3C polypeptide 5, with the protein MAAGRQRGPRGSAVLELPRAPRLVCVEYPGLVRDVGAMLRTLGGEQGVSRIYADPAKRLELYFRPKDPYCHPVCANRFPTSTMLLRVRRRTKKKQQLDTEEQIQPEVQFEMEILGIVTTVYKFQGMSDFQYLAMHSGPDGKQTSMYDKVLMLKPEKEEFFNRDLPLYIPPPIFSRLDTPIDYFYRPDIQHREGYNNPQVSGENLIGLSRARRPHNAIFVNFDDEEIPTKPLDAAVQNWKKVCTNPVDKKVEEELRKLFEVRPVWSRNAVKANISVHPDKLKLLLPYLAYYMLTGPWRSLWVRFGYDPRKHPEAKIYQVLDFRIRCGMKYGYAATDMPVKAKRSTYNYSLPITVKKQGSHTVSVHGLKQGLGTAGTSGAKKSPSSRYKLKESVYVFREGALPPYRQMFYQLCDLNVESLQKIIHRNDGTESECTERDGWCLAKTSDDLRDSMSLMIKQIIRSTRPALFSNTTSSEDGKEQLAYESGEDEDDEEEEEEDFKPSDGSENEMETEILDYV; encoded by the exons ATGGCGgcggggcggcagcggggcccgcggggctcggccgtgctggagctgccccgcgccccgcgcttGGTGTGCGTGGAGTACCCGGGGCTCGTCCGGGACGTCGGGGCCATGCTGCGGACGCTGGGAGGAGAGCAGGGAGTGTCGCGG ATCTACGCCGACCCTGCCAAAAGGCTGGAGCTGTATTTCCGCCCCAAGGACCCCTACTGCCACCCCGTGTGTGCCAACCGCTTCCCCACCTCCACCATGCTGCtcagggtgaggaggaggacCAAGAAGAAGCAGCAGTTGGACACCGAGGAACAAATCCAGCCAGAAGTCCAGTTTGAGATGGAGATTCTTGGGATTGTCACCACTGTTTACAAATTTCAAG GAATGTCTGATTTCCAGTACCTGGCAATGCACTCTGGCCCTGATGGCAAACAAACCTCCATGTATGACAAAGTCCTGATGCTCAAACCAGAGAAGGAAGAATTTTTCAATAGGGACTTACCTCTTTACATCCCACCACCCATTTTCTCACGTCTGGACACTCCCATTGACTATTTTTATCGCCCAGATATACAGCACAG GGAGGGATACAACAATCCCCAGGTGTCTGGTGAGAACCTGATTGGCCTCAGCAGGGCCCGGCGCCCACACAATGCCATCTTTGTGAACTTTGATGATGAAGAGATCCCGACTAAACCCCTGGATGCTGCTGTCCAGAACTGGAAGAAAGTGTGCACCAATCCTGTGGATAAaaaggtggaggaagagctgagAAAG CTCTTTGAAGTCCGTCCTGTGTGGTCTCGGAATGCAGTGAAGGCCAATATCAGTGTCCATCCGGACAAGCTGAAGCTGCTCCTGCCATATTTGGCCTATTACATG TTAACAGGTCCTTGGAGAAGCTTATGGGTTAGGTTTGGGTATGACCCCAGAAAACACCCTGAAGCAAAGATTTATCAAGTACTGGACTTCCGAATTCGCTGTGGAATGAAATATG GTTATGCTGCTACTGACATGcctgtgaaagcaaaacgcagCACATACAACTACAGCCTGCCCATCACTGTCAAGAAACAAG gaaGTCACACAGTCAGTGTCCATGGCCTGAAACAGGGGCTGGGTACAGCTGGTACATCTGGGGCAAAAAAGTCCCCCTCCAGCAGGTACAAGCTGAAG GAATCTGTCTACGTTTTCCGAGAAGGAGCCTTACCCCCTTATCGACAGATGTTCTACCAGCTCTGTGACTTAAATGTGGAAAG CCTGCAGAAGATCATCCATCGGAATGACGGCACGGAGTCGGAATGCACGGAGCGGGACGGATGGTGCCTTGCCAAGACAAGTGATGACCTGAGGGACAGCATGTCCCTGATGATAAAGCAGATCATCAGATCCACCAGGCCTG CTCTTTTCTCAAATACAACAAGCAGTGAAGATGGCAAAGAACAGCTGGCATACGAGTCTGgagaggatgaggatgatgaagaggaggaggaggaagacttCAAGCCTTCTGATGGGAGTGAAAATGAAATGGAGACAGAAATTCTGGACTATGTGTGA
- the LOC138119804 gene encoding bile salt-activated lipase-like isoform X1: MGWPRATEGQGCGGCPGPAPSQAWPMALAHACTPGCINTGLQLGLCPQGCPHHGSLAHPGLGPVLLPWGSLGCNRTLKATTFKNRCVQMKLTQTDVRGSEDCLYLNIWIPQGRKEVSTKLPVMVFIYGGAFLVGGSQGANFLDNYLYDGEEIAVRGNVIVVTVNYRLGPLGFLSTGDENLPGNYGLKDQHMAIAWVKRNIKAFGGDPDNITIFGESAGAVSVSLQMLSPKNKGLFKRAISQSGVGVCSWAIQRDPLFWAKQLGEKVGCSTDNTTILANCLRSSDPKALTLAYHLQLTNLPLPLVHTLALTPVVDGDFLPDMPEKLFANAADIDYLAGVNDMDGHIFAGVDLPAINRPLVKITAEQVYDLIKGLTVDRGEAGANATYNIYTQTWGDTPTQEVMKKTVVDLITDYIFLIPTQWALNLHLQNAQSGKTYNYVFSQPSRMPVYPSWVGADHADDLQYVFGKPFATPLGYLPKHRTVSKAMIAYWTNFARTGDPNTGHSDVPVSWPAYSNEGKYYLDINNKMNENSVKQDLRSRFVTFWNSVYLQLPQVANISQSE; encoded by the exons ATGGGCTGGCCTCGGGCTACTGAAGGACAAGGGTGTGGAGGCTGCCCTGGTCCAGCTCCAAGCCAAGCCTGGCCCATGGCATTGGCACACGCCTGCACTCCTGGCTGTATAAATACAGGCCTCCAGCTGGGGCTGTGTCCTCAGGGCTGCCCTCACCATGGCTCGCTGGCACATCCTGGCCTTGGCCCTGTGCTCCTACCTTGGGGTAGCCTGGGCTGCAACC gAACGTTGAAAGCAACAACATTCAAAAATCGCTGTGTGCAAATGAAGCTGACACAGACTGATGTCCGTGGCAGTGAGGACTGTCTGTACCTGAACATCTGGATCCCTCAAGGGAGGAAAGAGG TCTCTACCAAGCTGCCCGTGATGGTTTTTATCTACGGCGGCGCCTTCCTAGTCGGAGGCAGCCAGGGAGCCAATTTCCTGGACAACTACCTGTACGACGGGGAGGAGATCGCAGTGCGGGGCAACGTCATCGTGGTGACCGTCAACTACCGCCTGGGGCCGCTGGGCTTCCTGAGCACCGGCGATGAAAACCTGCCAG GGAACTACGGGCTCAAGGACCAGCACATGGCCATTGCCTGGGTGAAGAGGAACATCAAGGCCTTTGGGGGTGACCCAGACAACATCACCATCTTTGGGGAATCGGCCGGTGCCGTCAGCGTCTCCCTGCAG ATGCTGTCCCCGAAGAACAAGGGCCTGTTCAAGAGAGCCATCAGCCAGAGTGGGGTTGGGGTCTGCAGCTgggccatccagagggacccgCTCTTCTGGGCTAAACAG CTTGGAGAAAAGGTGGGCTGCTCCACAGACAACACCACCATCTTGGCCAACTGCCTGCGCAGCTCTGATCCCAAAGCTTTGACGCTGGCCTACCACCTGCAGCTGACCAACCTGCCCC tgccccTGGTGCACACCCTCGCCCTCACTCCTGTCGTCGATGGGGATTTCCTCCCCGACATGCCAGAGAAGCTCTTTGCCAACGCTGCCGACATCGACTACCTGGCCGGGGTCAATGACATGGATGGGCACATCTTTGCCGGCGTGGATTTACCCGCCATCAACCGCCCGCTGGTGAAAATCACTGC GGAGCAGGTGTATGATTTGATCAAAGGCCTCACCGTGGACAGGGGCGAGGCTGGAGCCAACGCCACCTACAACATCTACACACAGACCTGGGGTGACACACCCACTCAGGAGGTCATGAAGAAGACAGTGGTGGACCTGATCACTGACTACATCTTCCTGATTCCCACACAGTGGGCACTGAACCTGCACCTGCAGAATGCCCA GAGTGGCAAGACCTACAACTACGTGTTCTCCCAGCCGTCCCGCATGCCTGTCTACCCCAGCTGGGTCGGGGCAGACCATGCTGATGACCTGCAGTACGTGTTTGGGAAGCCTTTTGCCACCCCCCTGGGCTACCTGCCCAAGCACAGGACTGTCTCAAAGGCCATGATTGCTTACTGGACCAATTTTGCCAGGACCGG TGATCCCAACACAGGCCATTCGGACGTGCCCGTTTCCTGGCCAGCCTACAGCAACGAGGGCAAATACTACCTGGATATCAACAACAAGATGAACGAAAACTCTGTGAAGCAGGACCTGAGATCCCGGTTTGTGACCTTCTGGAACTCGGTCTATCTGCAGCTGCCGCAGGTCGCCAACATCTCCCAGTCGGAGTAA